A DNA window from Danio aesculapii chromosome 14, fDanAes4.1, whole genome shotgun sequence contains the following coding sequences:
- the gpr137 gene encoding integral membrane protein GPR137: protein MHTSVPPSPMRPAVAPSVQLGVTVLYTCLYGGLFLIVYIQLWLLLLFRHKRWSYQSIFLFLCLFWAALRTTLFSFYFHDALAANHLPTPVYWLLYCFPVCLQFFTLSLFNLYFTQELFKVRSVFNIDPSKGLRTARCVYAAMSFIFLCVNIVCASLGQHDGSGRADENTWSLVLVRVLVNDLLFILEAVCLAISLLLLTRSSLPTTPYLHSKDFCRTAVLGAGVILLFSSRACYNLAVLFLSENHKIEAFDYDWYNISDQADLQSELGDRGYIIFGIVLFIWELLPTSLLIFIFRVRQPPQQKSRSPAILSSRGSRSYFFDDPRGMDDNDDMGSLWTRSINPHSSWFGSSETTPLLFNRTDQSGRHHSLYSTPQT, encoded by the exons ATGCACACTTCTGTTCCACCGTCCCCCATGAGACCAGCCGTGGCCCCATCGGTGCAGCTGGGGGTCACGGTTCTCTACACCTGTCTTTATGGGGGCTTGTTTCTAATCGTATACATTCAGCTTTGGCTGCTTTTACTCTTTCGGCATAAACGGTGGAGCTACCAgagtatttttctttttctttgcctGTTCTGGGCTGCGCTTCGCACAACACTTTTTTCGTTTTATTTCCACGATGCCCTTGCTGCCAACCATCTGCCCACTCCGGTCTACTGGCTCCTTTATTGCTTCCCAGTTTGTTTGCAGTTTTTCACCCTCAGTCTCTTCAACCTTTACTTTACTCAG GAACTGTTTAAAGTTAGAAGTGTATTCAACATAGATCCCAGCAAAGGACT ACGGACGGCTCGGTGTGTGTATGCAGCCATGAGCTTCATTTTCCTGTGTGTCAACATAGTTTGCGCGAGCCTCGGACAACATGACGGTTCTGGAAGAGCTGATGAAAACACATGGAGTCTGGTTCTGGTTCGGGTGCTGGTGAATGATCTCCTTTTTATTCTGGAAGCTGTGTGTCTGGCCATATCTCTGCTCCTGTTAACTCGATCCTCACTACCTACTACCCCTTATCTACACAGTAAG GATTTCTGTCGGACTGCGGTTTTGGGAGCTGGTGTGATCTTGCTCTTCTCTAGCAGGGCTTGTTACAATCTTGCGGTGCTGTTTTTGTCGGAGAATCATAAAATCGAGGCCTTTGACTACGACTGGTACAACATCTCTGATCAG GCCGATCTTCAGAGTGAGCTGGGGGACAGAGGATACATCATCTTCGGCATTGTTCTTTTCATTTGGGAGCTGCTGCCTACTAGTCTGCTCATCTTCATCTTCAGAGTTCGCCAGCCTCCACAGCAGAAG AGCCGCAGTCCTGCCATATTAAGCTCAAGAGGCTCACGCTCATATTTCTTCGACGATCCTCGTGGAATGGATGACAATGATGATATGGGATCTCTCTGGACTCGCAGCATCAATCCTCACAGCAG CTGGTTTGGCTCGAGTGAGACGACTCCGCTCCTCTTCAACAGGACAGATCAGAGCGGTCGACATCACTCTCTATACTCCACTCCACAGACCTGA